A window from bacterium encodes these proteins:
- a CDS encoding MBOAT family O-acyltransferase, whose product MLFNSLIFLVFMAVVLLVYPRLRHRPQNVFLLVASYVFYGYWDWRFLLLLWVSSGVDFWAAARMGRTDDPSARKRLLLVSMATNLGLLGFFKYFNFFVDSMGVLIESFGMEPHVPLLRVLLPVGISFYTFQTMSYTIDVYRRRLEPSHDLIEFSLFVAFFPQLVAGPIERATRLLPQVQQPRTVTRRQVETGLNLILMGFFKKLFVADTLAPYVTQVWNDPGACTAGELLTGVYAFCFQIYGDFSGYSDIARGVSHLLGFELMENFRAPNLSRSPAEYWKRWHVSLSTWLMDYLYIPLGGNRKGRLRGYVNLMVTMFLGGLWHGASWTFVAWGVFNGFYLVLYRLTDGRKVDLHWPRAPRAFAWDVVKVVVTFHLLGIAKILFRSPDFPTAWKIMTGIAAGRGLFTFGAAHVFVVCAIMLTLDVVQEATGSHTWLADSRRPWLRFSVGTTLMGITLAAAVYRVYSNPPFIYFQF is encoded by the coding sequence ATGCTGTTCAATTCGCTGATCTTCCTGGTCTTCATGGCCGTGGTCCTGCTGGTCTACCCGCGCCTGCGGCACCGGCCGCAGAACGTGTTCCTGCTGGTCGCCAGCTACGTGTTCTACGGCTACTGGGACTGGCGCTTCCTGCTGCTGCTGTGGGTCTCCTCCGGCGTCGACTTCTGGGCCGCCGCCCGCATGGGCCGCACCGACGACCCGTCCGCGCGCAAGCGCCTGCTGTTGGTCAGCATGGCGACGAACCTCGGCCTGCTGGGCTTCTTCAAGTACTTCAACTTCTTCGTCGACTCGATGGGCGTGCTGATCGAGTCCTTCGGGATGGAGCCCCACGTCCCGCTGCTGCGGGTGCTGCTGCCGGTGGGCATCAGCTTCTACACGTTCCAGACGATGAGCTACACGATCGACGTCTACCGCCGCCGCCTGGAGCCGTCGCACGACCTGATCGAATTCTCGCTGTTCGTGGCCTTCTTTCCCCAGCTCGTGGCCGGTCCGATCGAGCGCGCGACCCGCCTGCTGCCGCAGGTCCAGCAGCCCCGCACGGTGACCCGGCGCCAGGTCGAGACGGGCCTGAACCTGATCCTGATGGGCTTCTTCAAGAAGCTCTTCGTGGCCGACACGCTGGCGCCCTACGTGACCCAGGTCTGGAACGATCCCGGCGCCTGCACCGCCGGGGAACTGTTGACCGGCGTGTACGCCTTCTGCTTCCAGATCTACGGCGACTTCTCGGGCTACTCGGACATCGCCCGCGGCGTCTCGCACCTGCTGGGCTTCGAGCTGATGGAGAACTTCCGCGCGCCGAACCTCAGCCGCAGCCCCGCCGAATACTGGAAGCGCTGGCACGTGTCGCTGTCGACCTGGCTGATGGACTACCTCTACATCCCGCTGGGCGGCAACCGCAAGGGCCGCCTGCGCGGCTACGTCAACCTGATGGTGACGATGTTCCTGGGCGGGCTCTGGCACGGCGCGAGCTGGACGTTCGTGGCCTGGGGCGTGTTCAACGGCTTCTACCTGGTGCTCTACCGCCTGACCGACGGGCGCAAGGTCGACCTGCACTGGCCGCGCGCGCCGCGCGCCTTCGCCTGGGACGTGGTGAAGGTGGTCGTCACCTTCCACCTGCTCGGCATCGCCAAGATCCTGTTCCGCTCGCCCGACTTCCCGACCGCCTGGAAGATCATGACGGGGATCGCCGCCGGCCGGGGCCTGTTCACGTTCGGCGCCGCGCACGTCTTCGTGGTCTGCGCGATCATGCTGACGCTGGACGTCGTGCAGGAGGCGACGGGCAGCCACACCTGGCTGGCCGATTCGCGGCGCCCCTGGCTGCGGTTCTCGGTGGGGACGACGCTGATGGGGATCACCCTGGCGGCGGCGGTCTACCGCGTCTACAGCAACCCGCCATTCATCTACTTCCAGTTCTGA
- a CDS encoding helix-turn-helix domain-containing protein: MDERTPVGRLREVLAHLPPELAPPAADSPPGRILAATRALLAEKGLAGLSMRLVAGEAGVNQAMIHYYYGTKDRLVDAVVTREVLSMIGAVVGGLDGDLDPAELFVQYPVRMLDELRRDRVRLQLLRLVLATEPDRLRRAVRELGRHGVLGVSAELLGLIGEAQSAGRLVDAAPASLLMFLIANAFGLVFMEPIAHEVMGFSLADDEAWARHRAQLTNLIRGGILAAPADEERR, from the coding sequence ATGGACGAACGGACACCGGTCGGGAGGCTGCGGGAGGTGCTGGCGCACCTGCCGCCGGAACTGGCGCCGCCCGCGGCGGATTCGCCGCCGGGGCGGATCCTGGCGGCCACCCGCGCCCTGCTGGCCGAGAAAGGGCTCGCGGGGCTGAGCATGCGGCTGGTGGCGGGCGAGGCCGGGGTCAACCAGGCGATGATCCACTACTACTACGGCACCAAGGATCGCCTGGTCGACGCCGTGGTGACCCGCGAGGTCCTGTCGATGATCGGCGCCGTGGTGGGCGGGCTCGACGGCGATCTCGATCCCGCCGAGCTCTTCGTGCAGTACCCGGTGCGCATGCTCGACGAGCTGCGTCGCGACCGTGTCCGCCTGCAGCTGCTGCGGCTGGTGCTGGCCACCGAGCCGGACCGGCTGCGCCGCGCGGTGCGGGAGCTGGGGCGGCACGGCGTGCTCGGGGTCAGCGCCGAACTGCTCGGCCTCATCGGCGAAGCGCAGAGCGCCGGCCGCCTGGTCGACGCGGCGCCCGCCTCGCTGCTGATGTTCCTGATCGCCAACGCCTTCGGACTGGTCTTCATGGAGCCGATCGCGCACGAGGTCATGGGTTTCTCCCTGGCCGACGACGAAGCCTGGGCGCGGCACCGCGCGCAGCTGACGAACCTGATCCGCGGCGGGATCCTCGCGGCGCCGGCGGACGAGGAGCGAAGATGA